The window GATTTTGATTAACTGATGGGTATATTTTGCAACTTTGCTGGTAATTCAATCATACACTCATTTACTTAATCATTATTTATGCTACGTATCCATCATATTGCCATTATTTGTGCTGATTACGAAAAATCGAAAAATTTTTACGTGAATAAGCTGGGATTTACCGTGCTGGCAGAAGTTTACAGGGCAGAACGCAAATCGTATAAGCTGGATCTGGCAGTGAATGGTGTTTATCAGATTGAGCTTTTTTCGTTCGAAAATCCACCCGCACGACCGTCGCGTCCGGAGGCACAGGGTTTGCGGCATCTGGCTTTTGAAGTTGAAGATATTGAAAAGGAGATTTCGCGGTTAAATGAACATGGTATTGTAACAGAGCCCATTCGCATTGATGAATTTACGGATAAACGTTTCACTTTTTTTGCCGATCCGGATGGTTTGCCTTTAGAATTGTATGAACGATAAATCTTTTTAAAATAAAACACTCCAAATGAAAAAAACGCTCTTGATTTGTGTATTAATTTATTCTTATATCAATACACAAGCGCAATCTCAAATTAAATACACTGCTAAAGTTGAAACCGGATATCATTTTATTTTTGCAAGGTTACTAAAGCATATGCCTGAAGATGGTGTGTCCTATCATCGGCCGCATGGGTTATCTGATGGAATAGATTTAAGTTTTGTTAATGGCATAAGTTTCAGAAATAACCTTAGGTTAGGTTTGGGTGTTTCGTATTTAGATTATAAGCAAATGGATGGTTATGCTATTTTTGGTGATCTCGAATATTTAACAGGAAAAAGGAAAGTTTCGCCCGTATTCAATATGAAAATTGGTAAAAGCTATGTTAATGATATCAGCGATAATACTTTTGTTGATTTTACAGGAGGGGTTGAATATAAAGTTGGGAAGAAACTGAGTTTGCAGTATAAAGTGGGGTTAAGATTCGTGCATCATTCAGCTTTTCTCCCTGTTAGGATTGGAGCAAGACTTTAGCTAAAGATGAGTATTTTTAAGTTCAAGCAATTTGAAGTCGATCAGACAGGTTGCGCGATGAAAATTAACACCGATGGGGTACTGCTTGGTGCAATGGTAGGCCATCAATCGCCCATGCGTATTTTGGATATTGGAACCGGCACAGGGGTAATTGCCCTGATGCTGGCACAGCGTTTTCCTGAGGCTTTTATACAAGCGGTAGAGATTGATGGAAAAGCTGCCGAAACTGCGGGGAGGAATTTTGGGGCTTCAGTTTTTAATGAACGGTTAAAAGTGCAGCATGTTGCTATTGAGGATTTTAATAGTGATGAAAAGTTTGATCTGATTGTTTCCAATCCACCTTTTTTTGTGAATGATTTAAAAAATCAAGAAGCAAGAAAAGGTATAGCCAGGCATGCTGGTGAGCAGTTTTTTTACGATTTAATAATTAAAGTAAATGAATTGTTAAGTGCTACTGGTATCTTTTGGTTTGTACTGCCTGTAAAACAAGCTGAACAATTAATAAGCAGTGGTATTCAATACGGTTTGTACTTGAACCAACAAATCGATTTACATTCTGATGAAACCAAACCTGCGTTTAGAAACATTGTTGGTTTAAGCAGGAGTAAAGTAGCTTTGGAGAGGGTGCGATTTAATATTTATCAGGCAGAAAAGGTTTATACACAGACTTATCAAAACTTATTGAAGCCTTATTTTTTAGGCTATTAGATATTTAATAGGAAATTTCTGCACTTATGGTTAGGTCTGTGAAATCTGGGGAGAGATTATCTAATGGTTCCCATTTATCAAAAAAGGTTAGACCATAAACATTAAGTTTTGGTCCTTCATTAGTAGATATTCCAATAAATGGACGATAACTTGTGATGTTGAAGGCTATCGATTCGTCGTTATAAGTTGTTTTGCTCATGTTTTCATCATTTCTGATCCATTCTACTGCGACAAAAAAATCGCCTTTGGGCACCATAATTTTGTACTGTTTTAGGTTAACAGTGATGTTGCGATTATTGAAGTTTTTTACTTCAATAATTTCATTGCACAAATCCTCTTTGGGCAATCCTGTATGGGTATCGGCAGAATAGATTCTGAGTTTAAATGAACATTGTTGCATGGATAAATAAGAGTGGCTTCGACTATCCGGGTATCTGGGGTTTTCTAATACCCATTTGTCGTTTAAAAATACCAGCTGACCTAATGTAATTGAATTGAGCATTCCTTCTGCTATGGTATTAAGCTTTTGGGCTACTTGTAAAAATGCAAAAGGTTGAAGCTGGTAAGACAATCCTAAGTAATGGTTAGATTCATTACGCTCGAAAATATTAAGCGTGACAGATTTACTGCCGGGTTTTTGCTGTATTTTTTTTGCTGTTGAGTTGTTTTTCGGACTCAGTAAAATTAACTTTTCATTGTTTAGATTCTTTAGGCAGATTTTTTTTGTGAAATAGTTCTGTTTTGTAATATATAACGTGTCTTGAATAAAGTCATTTTTGACGATCAAGTTAAGTGTTCCATCTTTATCTGCTAAATAGGTCGTTCTTTCGAATGGATTAGATATTAATGCGTTAGCTATTGGTTCCTTATTCAGGCTATCAATTATAGTAAAAGAGAATCTTTCAACGTGAGTGGTGTCATTTAACTGTGCATTTGACTTTATGGCCAGAAGAAGTAAGATGAGTGTTGTGCTTAATTTCATTTTTCGAAATAACTAACTGTAGCGGATAATGCTAATTCCATTTCGTGTTGGTTATTTTTTGCCAATGGTAAAGACTCCCATTGGTCGCCAATAAGCCTCCATTTTGTAGCTACTTTATCTTTTTTAGCTGCGTAAATTGAAAGCAGAGGCTCGTAATTCGTTTTATAAACAGGCATAATGGTAGTCCTATCTTGGTTTTTGTTTAATTGGGCAGGTTTGTTAACGAGCTCATGGCTTAATGCAATATTTTCGTTAAAAGGAATATAGAGCCACTCTACCATTACATAAAATTTTTGATGTGGAATGAAAATTTGTTTGGTGGCAAGCCCAACTTCAATCAAAGTTGCGCTATTGGTTAACTTAACCTCAATTTTGTCTTTATATAATAGTTTGCCAGGCTTTCCGGTTAGGGTATCTGCTTCCAGCAAATAAAGGTTAAAACGGACATTGTAGCTCTTAGTAATGATTTTTTCGTTTCCGAAATTTGAACGTGCAGTGGCTATTTGCTGTTGGTCAACTTCAATAGGGCTATAACGCCTGTTTTGCATAATATGGGCGAAAGTATTGCTTGGGGAGACAGTTAAATAGTCTTTGTAGATAAACCTACCCAACGTTATTTTTTCTAGTTTGGCATTGGCAAT is drawn from Pedobacter sp. HDW13 and contains these coding sequences:
- a CDS encoding VOC family protein; this translates as MLRIHHIAIICADYEKSKNFYVNKLGFTVLAEVYRAERKSYKLDLAVNGVYQIELFSFENPPARPSRPEAQGLRHLAFEVEDIEKEISRLNEHGIVTEPIRIDEFTDKRFTFFADPDGLPLELYER
- a CDS encoding tRNA1(Val) (adenine(37)-N6)-methyltransferase — its product is MKINTDGVLLGAMVGHQSPMRILDIGTGTGVIALMLAQRFPEAFIQAVEIDGKAAETAGRNFGASVFNERLKVQHVAIEDFNSDEKFDLIVSNPPFFVNDLKNQEARKGIARHAGEQFFYDLIIKVNELLSATGIFWFVLPVKQAEQLISSGIQYGLYLNQQIDLHSDETKPAFRNIVGLSRSKVALERVRFNIYQAEKVYTQTYQNLLKPYFLGY
- a CDS encoding carboxypeptidase-like regulatory domain-containing protein; the encoded protein is MKLLRLSLLFIITLTTQSLFAQVIYRGTITDDKKRILPLVTVKLIIENIETASNQKGQFNITSSGGLSDTLVFSSVGYESKKIATIDFKQNSKIILPENILSLNQVNITGGRKKNVIINYFEYAQASYNPRIRKKISPYISPFPIAKLFTSEIANAKLEKITLGRFIYKDYLTVSPSNTFAHIMQNRRYSPIEVDQQQIATARSNFGNEKIITKSYNVRFNLYLLEADTLTGKPGKLLYKDKIEVKLTNSATLIEVGLATKQIFIPHQKFYVMVEWLYIPFNENIALSHELVNKPAQLNKNQDRTTIMPVYKTNYEPLLSIYAAKKDKVATKWRLIGDQWESLPLAKNNQHEMELALSATVSYFEK